From the Arthrobacter sp. PM3 genome, one window contains:
- a CDS encoding DUF1990 family protein: MSSSPARGRLGRGALNYPGIGGTEHGQRPAGFAWVVNRAYLGEGPELYRRVAQGILAWELQKRSGLRVRTDSDAVVPGARVLSGFGVGPFRISAPCEVVWVRTPVPGDGPQSAGFGYGTLPGHPVRGEEAFEVEIDGEGRVQLKVSAFSRPSNWIYAAGAALGRRAQSHVTSRYIGSARELAAGES, encoded by the coding sequence ATGAGCAGCAGTCCCGCCCGCGGCCGCCTCGGCCGCGGCGCGCTGAACTATCCGGGCATCGGCGGCACCGAGCACGGACAGCGGCCGGCAGGATTCGCCTGGGTGGTCAACCGGGCCTATCTCGGGGAAGGCCCGGAACTCTACCGGCGGGTGGCGCAGGGAATCCTCGCGTGGGAGCTGCAGAAACGCTCCGGCCTGCGCGTCCGCACCGATTCCGACGCCGTCGTGCCGGGCGCGCGGGTGCTGAGCGGATTCGGCGTCGGTCCTTTCCGGATCAGCGCGCCGTGTGAGGTGGTGTGGGTGCGGACGCCGGTGCCCGGCGACGGGCCGCAGAGCGCCGGGTTCGGGTACGGAACCCTGCCGGGCCATCCGGTGCGCGGCGAGGAGGCCTTCGAAGTGGAGATCGACGGCGAGGGGCGGGTGCAGTTGAAAGTCAGCGCCTTCAGCCGGCCGTCCAACTGGATTTACGCTGCCGGCGCCGCCCTTGGCCGGCGCGCGCAAAGCCACGTCACTTCCCGCTACATTGGGAGTGCACGTGAACTGGCCGCAGGTGAAAGCTGA
- a CDS encoding RNA polymerase sigma factor, with translation MAEQLSDDELSAALAGDPSGFSAVYTAISPAVLGYFRARGVDDAEALTQDVFVDVLPKLPGVTGGHTGLRTFIFSVAHARLVDYRRRVERTPHLAEYDPLDDARFSASAEDEALGSLGGISDTLAKLNDDQREVLVLRIVADLSIEQVAGIMDKTPGAIKQLQRRGLSALRELVTEKDHAAS, from the coding sequence TTGGCAGAGCAGCTAAGCGACGACGAATTGTCAGCCGCTCTAGCTGGTGACCCATCAGGTTTCAGTGCGGTGTACACCGCCATTTCCCCGGCCGTCCTGGGCTACTTCCGGGCCCGGGGCGTGGACGACGCCGAGGCCCTGACCCAGGACGTCTTCGTGGACGTCCTGCCGAAGCTGCCCGGCGTCACCGGCGGCCACACGGGCCTGCGGACCTTTATCTTCTCCGTCGCCCACGCCCGGCTCGTCGATTACCGGCGGCGGGTCGAACGCACGCCGCACCTGGCCGAATACGACCCCCTGGACGACGCGCGGTTCTCGGCATCCGCCGAGGACGAGGCGCTGGGGTCCTTGGGCGGCATCTCTGACACTCTCGCAAAGCTCAATGACGACCAGCGCGAAGTCCTGGTTCTGCGCATCGTCGCAGACCTGTCCATCGAACAGGTGGCCGGCATCATGGACAAGACGCCGGGCGCCATCAAACAGCTTCAGCGGCGCGGGCTCAGTGCCCTGCGCGAACTCGTAACCGAAAAGGACCACGCAGCATCATGA
- a CDS encoding MmcQ/YjbR family DNA-binding protein: protein MDVATLRRICLSFPGAFEDFPFGPETSVFKVRAAVAGGARHEAKMFALSAMNPADWAVSLKCEPVLAQQLRSAHPEITGAWHLNKTHWNGVRLDGSLPDDMIRDMVEDSYDLVVASLSRKQRDQLGWAGLARGDGV, encoded by the coding sequence ATGGACGTTGCCACCCTCCGCAGGATCTGCCTGAGTTTCCCCGGCGCGTTTGAGGATTTCCCGTTCGGCCCGGAAACGTCCGTCTTCAAGGTGCGGGCCGCCGTGGCGGGCGGGGCACGGCACGAGGCCAAAATGTTCGCCCTGTCCGCCATGAACCCCGCCGACTGGGCCGTGAGCCTGAAATGCGAGCCCGTCCTGGCGCAGCAGCTGCGGTCCGCCCACCCCGAGATCACCGGCGCCTGGCACCTGAACAAGACGCACTGGAACGGAGTCCGGCTGGACGGCTCCCTGCCCGATGACATGATCCGGGACATGGTGGAGGACTCCTACGACCTCGTGGTGGCCTCGCTGAGCCGGAAACAGCGGGACCAGCTGGGCTGGGCCGGGCTTGCCCGGGGCGACGGCGTATGA
- a CDS encoding GntR family transcriptional regulator: MPVPPLSGVHRRPLLRDHVFESIRNAIVDGTFEPGERLKDTELEAWLGVSRTPIREALLRLERAGLVIALPGKATIVAPFDQASTVSTQQVVAGLHELAARLAVPALTEDHLAAMAEANARFERALQAADVESALAADDDFHAVFVTASGNPVLQELLEQTTPVLRRVERMRFGSFAARESAAQHAEIIRLARLGDADAAARAARDNWLSLGLAAGQ, from the coding sequence ATGCCCGTTCCCCCGCTTTCCGGAGTCCACCGGCGGCCGCTGCTCCGGGACCACGTCTTCGAGTCGATCCGCAATGCGATCGTCGACGGCACATTCGAGCCCGGCGAACGGCTCAAGGACACGGAACTGGAGGCATGGCTGGGCGTCAGCCGGACCCCCATCCGGGAGGCGCTGCTGCGGCTGGAACGCGCGGGCCTGGTCATCGCGCTGCCGGGCAAAGCCACTATCGTCGCGCCCTTCGATCAGGCGTCAACGGTCAGCACCCAGCAGGTGGTCGCCGGCCTGCATGAGCTGGCCGCCCGGCTGGCCGTCCCGGCCCTGACCGAGGACCACCTCGCCGCCATGGCCGAGGCCAACGCGCGTTTTGAGCGTGCCCTGCAGGCGGCGGACGTCGAGTCCGCGCTGGCGGCCGACGACGATTTCCACGCCGTCTTTGTCACGGCAAGCGGCAACCCCGTGCTGCAGGAGCTGCTGGAACAGACCACCCCCGTCCTGCGCCGGGTGGAGCGGATGCGCTTCGGCTCTTTCGCGGCCCGCGAATCGGCCGCCCAGCACGCGGAAATCATCCGGCTCGCCCGCTTGGGCGATGCCGACGCCGCGGCCAGGGCAGCCCGGGACAACTGGCTCTCGCTGGGCCTCGCGGCCGGCCAGTAG
- a CDS encoding adenylosuccinate synthase codes for MPAIVIVGAQWGDEGKGKATDLLGGRVDYVVKPNGGNNAGHTVVVGGEKYELKLLPAGILSPNAIPIIGNGCVVNLEALFQEIDGLEARGADTSKLRVSANAHLVAPYHQVLDKVTERFLGSRAIGTTGRGIGPAYMDKVARLGIRVQDVFDASILRQKVEGSLRQKNELLVKVYNRRDIEVDEIVEYFLSFAERLRPLVIDSTFVLNTALDEGKVVLMEGGQATFLDVDHGTYPFVTSSNPTAGGASVGSGIGPTRISRSIGIIKAYTTRVGAGPFPTELFDEMGMYLQKTGGEFGVNTGRPRRCGWYDAVLARHASRVNGFTDYFVTKLDVLTGIEQIPVCVAYDVDGVRHDEMPMTQTEFHHAKPIFEYFDGWTEDITGARTLEDLPENARNYVLALEKLSGTRFSAIGVGPDRDQTIVVNDLILD; via the coding sequence ATGCCAGCAATCGTGATCGTCGGAGCCCAATGGGGCGACGAAGGCAAAGGAAAGGCCACCGACCTGCTCGGCGGCCGCGTTGACTACGTCGTCAAGCCCAACGGCGGCAACAACGCAGGGCACACCGTCGTCGTAGGCGGTGAGAAGTATGAGCTCAAGCTCCTTCCGGCCGGCATCCTGAGCCCGAACGCGATTCCGATCATCGGAAACGGCTGCGTGGTGAACTTGGAAGCACTGTTCCAGGAAATCGACGGCCTCGAAGCCCGCGGCGCGGACACGTCCAAGCTGCGCGTCTCCGCCAACGCCCACCTTGTCGCCCCGTACCACCAGGTCCTGGACAAGGTCACCGAGCGGTTCCTGGGCAGCCGCGCCATCGGCACCACCGGCCGCGGCATCGGCCCGGCCTACATGGACAAGGTGGCCCGCCTCGGCATCCGTGTCCAGGACGTCTTCGACGCCTCGATCCTTCGCCAGAAGGTCGAAGGCTCGCTGCGCCAGAAGAATGAACTCCTGGTCAAGGTCTACAACCGCCGCGACATCGAGGTGGACGAGATCGTGGAGTACTTCCTGTCCTTCGCCGAACGCCTCCGCCCCCTGGTCATCGACAGCACGTTTGTCCTGAACACGGCGCTGGACGAGGGCAAGGTGGTCCTCATGGAAGGCGGCCAGGCCACGTTCCTGGACGTGGACCACGGCACCTACCCGTTCGTCACGTCCTCGAACCCGACCGCCGGCGGCGCCTCCGTGGGCTCGGGCATCGGGCCCACCCGCATCTCGCGCTCCATTGGCATCATCAAGGCCTACACCACCCGTGTGGGTGCCGGGCCGTTCCCCACGGAACTGTTCGACGAGATGGGCATGTACCTGCAGAAGACCGGCGGCGAATTCGGTGTCAACACCGGCCGCCCCCGCCGCTGCGGCTGGTACGACGCCGTCCTGGCCCGCCACGCCTCCCGCGTCAACGGCTTCACGGACTACTTCGTCACCAAGCTGGACGTGCTGACCGGCATCGAGCAGATCCCGGTGTGCGTGGCCTACGATGTCGACGGCGTCCGGCACGACGAAATGCCCATGACCCAGACCGAGTTCCACCACGCCAAGCCGATCTTCGAGTACTTCGACGGCTGGACCGAGGACATCACCGGCGCCCGGACCCTCGAGGACCTCCCGGAGAACGCCCGGAACTATGTCCTGGCCCTGGAGAAGCTCTCCGGCACGCGGTTCTCCGCGATCGGCGTCGGCCCGGACCGCGACCAGACGATTGTGGTCAACGACCTGATCCTTGACTGA
- a CDS encoding 1-aminocyclopropane-1-carboxylate deaminase — protein sequence MAITDFERYPLMFGPSPIHPLPRLTKHLGGARIWAKREDVNSGLAFGGNKTRKLEYFVPDALAQGADTLVSIGGYQSNHTRQVAAVAAKLGLKARLVQENWVDWPDPLSDRVGNILLSRLMGADVRLDSAGFDIGIRSSWENAIEEVRAAGGKPYAIPAGGSDHRLGGLGFANWAYEVEQQERELGVFFDTIVVCTVTGSTHAGMIAGFAGQDKPRRVIGIDASATLQKTRDQVERIARNTAELIGVGRELRDDEITVMDGWAGDLYGIPVDSTLEAIRLGASLEAMITDPVYEGKSLAGLIDLVTSREIPAGSNVLYAHLGGQIALNAYSGLFRS from the coding sequence ATGGCCATCACCGATTTTGAGCGCTACCCCCTGATGTTCGGGCCCAGCCCCATCCACCCGCTGCCCCGGCTCACCAAGCACCTCGGCGGAGCCCGGATCTGGGCCAAGCGCGAAGACGTCAACAGCGGGCTGGCGTTCGGCGGCAACAAGACCCGCAAGCTCGAATACTTCGTCCCGGATGCCCTGGCCCAGGGGGCGGACACCCTCGTCTCGATCGGCGGCTACCAGTCCAACCACACCCGCCAGGTCGCCGCCGTGGCCGCGAAACTCGGCCTGAAGGCCCGGCTGGTGCAGGAGAACTGGGTCGACTGGCCCGATCCGCTGTCCGACCGCGTGGGCAACATCCTGCTCTCGCGCCTGATGGGGGCCGACGTTCGGCTGGACAGTGCGGGCTTTGACATCGGCATCCGCAGCAGTTGGGAAAACGCCATCGAAGAGGTCCGTGCCGCCGGCGGCAAGCCCTACGCCATCCCGGCCGGCGGTTCCGACCACCGGCTCGGCGGGCTGGGCTTCGCCAACTGGGCCTACGAGGTGGAACAGCAGGAGCGCGAACTCGGCGTCTTCTTCGACACCATCGTCGTCTGCACCGTCACCGGGTCCACCCACGCCGGTATGATCGCGGGCTTCGCCGGGCAGGACAAGCCGCGCCGGGTGATCGGCATCGACGCGTCCGCCACCCTGCAGAAGACCCGGGACCAGGTGGAGCGCATTGCCCGGAACACCGCCGAGCTGATCGGCGTCGGCCGGGAGCTCCGGGACGACGAAATCACCGTCATGGACGGCTGGGCCGGGGACCTTTACGGCATTCCCGTCGATTCCACCCTCGAAGCCATCCGCCTTGGCGCCTCGCTCGAGGCCATGATCACCGACCCCGTCTATGAGGGGAAGTCCCTGGCCGGGCTGATCGATCTCGTCACGAGCCGCGAGATCCCGGCAGGCAGCAATGTCCTGTATGCCCATCTGGGTGGCCAGATCGCGCTCAACGCCTACAGCGGGCTGTTCCGGTCGTAG
- a CDS encoding CoA-binding protein: MSHVNDPAVIDRLMRTKGTWAVVGLTTNEWRSAYDVSLYIRDRMGMKIIPVNLPGDDVHGETGYRSLADIPAGEHPIDVVDCFVNSHKVGAVIDEAIAVGAKAVWLQLGVFDDAAVERAKAAGLDVVVNACPAREGWRVGI; encoded by the coding sequence ATGTCCCACGTTAACGATCCCGCCGTCATTGACCGGCTCATGCGAACCAAAGGCACCTGGGCCGTCGTCGGCCTCACAACGAATGAATGGCGCTCCGCTTACGACGTCTCGCTCTACATCCGGGACCGCATGGGCATGAAGATCATTCCGGTCAATCTGCCAGGAGACGACGTCCACGGCGAGACGGGATACCGCTCCCTGGCGGACATTCCGGCCGGGGAGCATCCGATCGACGTCGTGGACTGCTTCGTGAACTCCCACAAAGTGGGGGCCGTCATCGACGAAGCCATCGCGGTCGGTGCCAAGGCCGTCTGGCTGCAGCTGGGGGTGTTCGATGACGCTGCCGTGGAGCGTGCCAAGGCCGCCGGGCTCGACGTCGTGGTCAACGCATGCCCGGCCCGTGAAGGCTGGCGTGTGGGCATCTAG